A section of the Deinococcota bacterium genome encodes:
- a CDS encoding HigA family addiction module antitoxin: protein MVRIPSHRPPTHPGEMLIEEFLTPLGLTQRELADGIGVPYQRVNELVNGRRGVTPSTALRLAKFFDVSPDLWMNLQLRWELYRTLKAEAAELKRIRPYRPKQGAKIPTGSA, encoded by the coding sequence ATGGTCCGTATTCCAAGCCACCGCCCGCCGACGCATCCAGGCGAGATGCTCATCGAGGAGTTCCTGACGCCGCTGGGCCTCACCCAGCGGGAACTCGCCGACGGCATCGGCGTTCCCTACCAGCGCGTCAACGAACTCGTCAACGGCCGACGCGGCGTCACGCCGAGCACCGCGCTAAGGCTGGCGAAGTTCTTCGATGTTTCACCCGACCTCTGGATGAACCTGCAACTCCGCTGGGAACTCTACCGCACCCTGAAGGCCGAGGCGGCGGAGCTCAAGAGGATTCGACCCTACCGCCCCAAGCAGGGCGCTAAGATACCGACGGGAAGCGCGTAG